The window AAGCTCAAGAAAATCCACGACATTGACTGTTTGTGTACACCTTAATTAGTTGTTAAAGAAAAAACACTTGGAACAATTATTCAATTGTTTCCGGCTGATCCTGTTCACAAAGTCAAACAATCGTGTCCTTGCATATGAGGTAATAACATTCGTTAGGGGCGCAGAACCAGTAGAATTTTACTAAAAATTCATGCAGATTATGGTACAGTGCATCATGATGAATTTGCACCACTGCCCAGAGATATAAGCTACTcttaactaagtatgtgataatttatttttccttttcctaaACCAGTAAAAGATTACTTTGTTTCCTCGCGACACAGTGGTTCAAAGACTACTGTTAGCTATTTAATCATTTGGTTTAAGATCTGTCCTAAATGCATCCCAGTAACAATGATTTTCATTAAAGAAAAACAAATTAGTCTTGAATAATGGTATGGCAAGGTAGCTTCCTGACTGCCTGAGTACGGTTTCGCTGGGCTAAAAAAAGTATCTCACTTACAGTTAACAATGCTGTTTACATAAGTTAGTTGAAGAAAGGACAAAAATTGTCAAAAGGGAACAAGTCATGTCTTAGCATCTGGATTTATTGCCGTCAAGAACTCTAATGGTTATGTTTTTCTAtcacataaatatatatttccaaTTAACAGAAGTGTTGGTTATTGTCTTTTTgacttctgatttctatcttatACCcttttgtattgttataccaGCATGGCAAGTGACGAAACAGTTCAAACAGTGAATGTACGAAAATTGCACCCCAGTAAACTTATTTAACAAACTCAACAATTTCACCATgccattaataaaataaatttattttgaacCGTATTTTGATAAAAGCGTGTCCTACTTCAGTGAATATACCCTAGTAAAGCACAACTTCGAGAGTTTCCAAAACCAGTCGAAAAGTTGAAATGTGGTATTCAGTTTTCCATGCTCCACACAACTGAATCATAGCAAAAAAGGAGGTTCATAAACCAACCTAGTAAGTTTCAATTACATTCCGCACCAACCTGATAAGATAGAACCTTAGCCCAAGCATTTTTGTCTACACCAAGCCAAGTAGCTGAGAACCAAGACATCTTTGATAAAGAGCTTTGTTCTGTGATAGCAAGTTCAAATATTCTCGCAGAATCATGTAATAACTGAACAAGTCCAGTGTTGTAGTCTTCATCCTGCAAGGACTGATTCAGTTTATATCTCATTTCCTCAACATCATCGCCGGTTCTCGCTTGGGAACTTCCATTGACAGTCACGCCATCATCAGCAGAAGCAAAAGGCTGAAGACAATCCATCCTTCTTAATTTATGAAAGATTCTAGAATGTTTTCTAAAATCTGGGAACCTGCAGCTAGGACTGAATTTGCTATTGTCCCAATGAAAATTCCTCTTGTGATGTTTCTTCCTCGTGTAACAACGATTAATTATAAGGTTATCCAATCTGGAGATCTTTCCATTGAAGTAATAAGCTCTAATGGGTTTGACTGAAGACCGTGAATTTGAACAGCTGCAAATTCCAAACAAAAAGATTGAGCAACAACCacaaatgcaaaaaaaaaaaaaaaaaaaaaaaaccttcatCTGGAACTTCTATAACTAGTCAAGCAAGTAGCAAGTCTATAATTAGTAAAGAACGTAATTTGATAAGAACCAACGACACTGCCTCCTAGTTTCTGAGCACTAGACAGATTATTTCCGCTACAGACGATTTAATCTTAATAAAATGGAGACAGAAGTAACCTCCACAATAAGAAATCAACAAAGGGAGACCAACTTACAGAAACCAGAACCTAATCCAAACTGCATAAAACCTTACcacaagaaataaaaaaaaaaacacacacacaacggAAAATATGTGCAGATTAATCCAAAAAAATGCAAACAAAAAATCAAGACATGACCTGGAAGAGACAAGATTCTGGTGGTGCGCGTTGATTGACATGGAACGTACTGGAATTCAACTTCAGCTCCAAAAAACAAATACGGAGTGGCTGGACTGAAATAGAAATGGTGGGGAAAAAAGTACGGGGAAATGGCGAGAAATGGAGATGGAGGATGATGACGCGGCGGGAGCGGTGTCTATCATGTCATATATACGTGGGAAGCCATTCGATCACATGATATGTTGGGCCTGACCCGTAGTGGAATCAGTCTTTTGGGCCCAGACCAGAATATGGCCTATTAAGAGGGATCATCTCAAGCCCATCTGAAGCCGTGATTTATTTGTACAAATGGGATCTTAAAATATTAATGtaccattaaaaaatattttgaggataATTCACCATTTAATTACACATGGGAATAAAAGCTTTTTAGCGCAAAAACTCTTTTTTAACGAAATAGATACTTTTCCTCAAAATGCAGAGAAGGTTTTTAAAGTTGTTCTACTAATTATGGAAATATTGGCATTTTCTCAACTCTACAATGGCAAAATGAATCTGGTTACCAGTTTGGTTCAAGAATCTGACAATGTCCTTCAACAAAATGCCAATAACCAAACCAAAGACATGATTGGAGGTCAAGAGGTTCGTTGAGATGCACATAAAGAACAAGAAATTACCTTCTCGCCAAAGTGATTGCGGATCCAAACACTCTCATGGATGATTATGATTTACATAAAGGTGGCCTGATACTAAAGTAAAGAAAATTGGTATTCACAAATTTATGGCATCTCCTCCAAATGGGTACTGGTTTTACAGTGTATTTGTTAACAATTTCCCTTGCATAACAAATGGGTATAAAGGTACTTCGCTAGGTCCAAAATAATATTTGGATTTCAGCAATCTATAGATAAAAATAAGATCTTAATTCGAGTATTACATTCAATACTCCATCATCACTGTCATAAAACAAATGGTTTTCTAGTTTCATGTAAAGGAATGGCAAGCTCCATAGCTCCCATCTCGTAACTCTGCTAGATATGTAAACCTGATACTCTATTCCTTTCTTCAGTTTCTAGATCGGAAACAGGCATCAATCGCCACCCACGTTCGGCAAGCGCCTTAATCACTCCATCAGCTGCATTTTCAGTATCACGCAGTGGTGGGTAGTCCCATTTCTCAGAAATCTGAACACACACAAAAAAACAAATGAGTACATGAATAAACCCCGTGCGGAACACGAATCAGAAAAAAGATTTCACATTTGAGAAAGTTCTACGCGTCATGCAGATCAATTTAGGATTCCCTCAAAGCATAGCAGCCATATACAACAAAGTCCAGACTCCAGAGTAACAATTGGTTTCCTAGAACCTTAGTCCACCCAAGTCAATTCTATAAGGAACAAAGTCGTCACTTGTTTGCTGTAATAGTGTGGCATCCCACCCCTAAGGAATCACAAAAAACAGTGGCAACCTGCTCGCCTGAATATGTCCATATTTTTACTTACGAAAACTGATAAGTGATACTAATTATATGGCACACATGATTGTCACACACCCTTGTCAAGATCGCACTCTTCAAATTTATCTCCACCATTTCCTCATCAATATATGTCTAAAATTCGTTAGGTTGTATTTACCAATTAGGTTGTCTCTGCAGGTCATCGTGTCTCTACCGTTTGTTTGATACTTTTACCAGCTACGCCAAGCCACTAGTTTTGCATCATTTGATTCCTTTGTTTAAGTTGTTGCTACACTGACTTAGCTTCTTTTGGTTAACTTTGTGCAAAAAGTCAAGAAACTATAATGCTTCAAGTCAATCACCGGACTACTGAGAAAAGATTCAGGTTTCTACTCACTACAAATTCTCGAACAAGAAAGTCGGTCTATTTTGTAAGGGAGTTTTTGGATTAAAGTATTTGAAACCAAATTTCGAATATATTTTACCTGCAGGATGaatttagcttaaataaattTCAAGCTCAAACTCTCTCATATAAGTATTTGAAACAAAATTTCGAATATATTTTACTCACATTTTCTTGACCAGTGAATGGCCGGACAGCTCCTCTACATTGCAGAGACTTGTGAAAATCTGCAAATTTCCAGGTGCACCTCTCAGCTCCAAGGACATACACAGGCTTCCTGCAGATTCAACCATTTAGACGTAAAAAGTAAAAACTTAAAGTTTGTTAACAATGAGAATTAATTttttcatgatatatataatattgcaTACCCGGTGCTGCAGGCCTCACTCAACATACTCACTGAATCAGCTGTTATGACAAAAGCATCAGCCCAAGCCAGATGTCCCATGTGTGGATTTGGATCTGAACATTGTCATAAAGATGCAAATTTAATGGGCTAAAGCGTATGGAGTGGCCTTTATAATTAAAAACTTGAGACTATCTGAAAAGAATACTCTTGTGCAGAAAATATACAATACGCAACACACACAAAATTGGAGGGAAAAAATAGAGCAGATGAACATTTCAACGGATCAGGCATCAGCCCCAATAAAACAAATTTTCGTGAATAAACTCTTCTCAGTTTAGGAAATCTACCAACAGTCACATGTCTCTTTTCGCTACATTTTAGAAATTTGTCTGTGTTGGCAGTCACATATAAGAAATCAGCAGAATTTTAACCTCATTTTTACTTGATGATGCACATAAATGAGTAAGCAGAATCATCATTACCTTCACCATTCCAAACGAAGACTTTTGGATGGTTCGCAAATTCAGTCATAAGCATGTCAGATACCTATTTGACACAGCACAAATAAGCCTCCACATTAGAGTGATAATCATATGAACTAGCGAGAAGTGTACGAACAGTCTTGGGTGTCCGGCGAGAAAATGATATTCTGAGGCTTCCACAAGTTGGAAGGACGATCTTCAGTGAGGCTATTAGTTGCTTTGCAAGGTTTGCACCGTATCTGCAACGACCTATGACAGAAAGTGGAAAAAGCACAAACTGCAGGGTGATTTCTAAAAGCCAAGTTGGAAGATGCATAGGTAGTGATGATTAACCATCTTAAATAAAACAAGAAAAAGTCAATTCGATGGATTAAAGATAAGATGCAGCATCTAAGAGGTAATTTCTTGCATGACTATCTTGTTAAATGAATAAAATTGTATGATGAGCTTTTGCAATGATGGACCAACAGAAGAAATAAGGCAAACTGATGATTCAAAAGCAAGAGGGAGGTGTAAAATTACAACAGACACGGAGAATTAAAAACTATTATGTGTCTGAGATTCACACTTTAACTTTATCCCTTCTGATAACTGATATCTTCAACAACTTCTACTGAAAAATTAACTTATCCACATGTCTCAACGTAAGTGTATATTGTGCGGGTTTTAAGTACTGTTCTCTTTCTATTTTATTCAGGCTGAGCAGGTGATTGAAACTGTTTGGTCAGCTGGTATGACCAAGTTTCAAACTATAAAAACCATCCCTCTATTCTCTTTTCCTCTTCAATGAACGTGGCTAATGATTGAGCCGGTCACCGAGCAGTTTTTGTTtccaatttggaaaaaaaaagggTTTTTATTTCCAACTTTCCCTTCTGTTCTCACAGCAATGTTATAGACAACTTTCTGTTTATGTACTGTAAAAgtcaaattaatattttataaatataataatctTGTATCATTACTGTTATGTTTATAAACATAACAGAATTGTATCATTTTACTGTTGTGTTTATTATCAACTACTATATgtatgttttaaatttattatgtgTTGcactaattttatattttatgcacacACAATGCTGCTAGTATTCTATTTTACATTAGCATTTCACTCACATaaaaacccaaaataaattccaaacTTCTATTGATTTATACGTTCAAAACCATACTGCAAGACTCAATGCTCCAACCATAAAAAAATCGGGAAGTATTTATGGATTCCCGGTCAAGTTTGAGCTTCccaacaaaaataaatatactGTAAGTATGCAAATTTTTTTCCCAGATGTTCAAAGTACaacacaaataaaaaaaaaaagtataccAGTGGGCCCTCCAACGGATACAACAAGCAAGGGTTTAGGCAGGTGTGCCATCTCATCATGCCAAGCTGAAGCTGCACCTCTCAACACTACAGAATTGACCGGGTGAAGAGCACCCACGGTGAGGACCTGAGAGGACGACATCACACCAAGCAAAGCCTGTTACTTATTCACACTCGAATATGATAATCAATACaaattcttcaaaaaaaatAGTTTCAACGGGGAAGCAATTCCTAAATCTATCAAAGAAGACTATACCACATGTTTATCCGGAGGTTGACGAGGTGTGACCCACATTCTTAGAAACCAAGGTATCTGCTTCTGTGCCTCAGGAGTTAAGGGATAATAATCATGCCAAGGTGTAATCACAAGATCAAATCGGTGCAGACGAGACCTTGGATGTTGTATCTGAGAGCGTAAAAAAACAACTAAAATATCGCAAAAGATTTAGCCAAAAGAacacatgaaaaaaaaaagaataaattcCAGAACGAGGATTCAAGGATTTATCTTTTCTCGTGCATCTTTTCATGGAACAAGTGAGATCATTATAAAGCTATTGAAGCGTGAGCGCACATATTTCAGCAGTTGTCAACCAATGACTTTAATCCAAAATCGTAGGATCAAATGCCTATCATCTCATCATACCTGAATGAGAAAAACATTTTCAGGAACTAAGAGTTTAATGGAACTTGCAACCGTGATTGTATCACGACCTGATGCGATCACCAAGGTTGGGCCATCCCTAGAAGATTAATAAAGTAAAGTCGGATAGTTGCGGAGAAACTTATTTATTATTTCAGAAAGATGTATGTCTATAAGCTTAGCAAACCAAGTCAAAATCATATCTTCTACAAAATATGGATGTATGAGATCAAGTTCAGCTGGCCCCTCACAGGTAAAAACGAAAATGGAGGGGAAAAAAGAGGAATGGTCATACTGGATGACGATAAAGCCTTAGATTCACCAGTAATTTGCTTACATCAAGCATCTAAGTTAAAGTTGTATCAAAATATATGGGGAAATAAGAAACATGAAACCACAAAAACTTCCTTCTTGAGTGCATAGTATCAATTTTCAAGCACGATGGTATCTCAGAGATgaaacaaatcaaatcaatgttttaaaaacattattacAGGAGTATGTGAAGTCGCATAAATCTTCGGGTAAAACTAAATGTATTGCACTAAAGTCAATTTCTCATCTCTGGGATTTTTGCAACAACTCAAGACAACAAGTACAatactaaaataataataaatagaaaaaaatgtTCAGAGGAAAAAACAAAGACGGCAAATGTACCTTTTAAATGTTTCCTGAATCACTTTAGCAATGTGCTTCGCATCAGCTTCCAGGACATCTGATCCCAAACCAATAAAAAATCCACAGGATAAGAAGTTGATAGAGAGATCCATCTTGAAAAAATTTCAGGACATTTGTCAGGGTGAAGAATACAAGCGCCAAACAGATAGTAAGATAGTGGGTGCAGCAAACCAGACTACCTTTCCCTTCTCCTGGAAAAGGCATCATCCTCTTCCCTTGCAAACGTAAGAAAGCACTGATACACTTAAACTTGTGCTCTAATTGTTTGTGCACAGAAACTGGCAACCAGTGAAGTCTGTCATTTATCCCCCCTCTCGGCCTAGTAACACGCTGCATTCGTTCAGGACGAgaaaaaaaatgttaaattaaCTATGAGAACAACGCAACTATTTTCCTATAAAAATCTCAGATAGTTGCCACGAAAATGAAAAGATAGTCAATTATTTACAGAGATTTTTCGGAGAAGGTAAATTCCATAACCACAATAACGGTCTCGAGCATTATCAATGATAATACAAACATCATTTACATCAATCTAAATTGGGGATTTTTTGTTGCACCATTTCAAGTCAGAATCATTAAATTAAAGAATATGCTTACATATAAAGTGCATCTATTGGAGAGACCCAGAGCTTGAACCAATCCAATGCACTGATTTTCTGCCCCAGCAAAGCCGTTTCCGATCACAATCGCTCTCCTGATTGTGTTCATTAATACGCGGATCGAAGGCGAATAATAAACAAAAAGGAATAAAATTCATGTGTCAAGGTTTTTGCAAGATCCTCGTTATACCTTGGGGTTTAGAGCTCAAGCTGCGGTGGGGGTGAAAATTAAACGAGGGACCCTCcttaaatatattattcattaaagatttgaaTTTGAGAGTTAAATTACATGCATTAACAtaattaatcagattattaaGTTTCAAGTCGATACAATTTAATTTTTGTTAAATTCAGAATAAAACTTCcagtttttgtaattttttttacagtTCGGTTATTTCCTATAATAACTGAAATATTAATTTGGTTCGGTTGGATTGGTTTTTTGCgcttctttttaaataaaatatgaaaatgtcATTTTCATCTACAATCAGTTTaatcaaattagattaattatcattaaaaataatctaattaagagaaaaataaaaattataagtttttattcAGAAAATCTAACATAAAACtgaatttaataatatatattattgagaaaaaaattatttaaattgataaattttttatataaaaatttccCGAAAACGTCAccaattaattaatttgtaCTTGTAAACCTATTCCGATATACATCAATAGATTTAAAAATTTTTACAATCATTTGTGACTAAGGATTATGTATTAGATTTGGGTATGATTTCATATTCTCCGTCCATATACGTATTTATCATGTTCATTATTTTCGTCGTCAAAAATTTAGTTTCGTCATTATCTTCATGCACGTCAGAAGATTATATATACTTACCTTACTCAAATATCATGCTATCACTTAAAATTGTATTTTCTCAACTCTAAACTATTTCAGATAAGGTGTATATATTTACTAAATTGTTGAAACaataagaaaaaatatataaagatTAACaagttaaaaattataaaaaataataaaatgaaaCAATTTATCTCAACGTCATTatctaataaaaataacataactttatattaataatatttttcatttcatttaattaatattattgaacaaaattaatattattgaacaaaaatatcataaaattaatatgataaaaataatatatatatttaggtaACGTTTGGTTTGCTTGATTAACCCGGATAGACTATTTTATCCTACATAGTCTTGTGTTTGGTTCGGATGATTATTTAACCAACTCaatccctcctatgaatgattaggttatattaggtaggttaaaataatacctcctcaccctctaggattatttatcccactcttaatatttcatatttttccaattttacccttctcctaaattcaaactcaccaccacttcccgccaccGACCGCCGCCTCCACGACCTCCGCCGGCCGACCACCGACGGAACGCCGACCGCGGCCGAGCACCGGCAGACCGGCGACGTACTGCCGTCCGCCGGCTGAACACCGGCCTACTGCCTGTTAGCGACGGTTCGTTAAATaccgtcgcaaatagcgacggttgttttaCAAAtcgtcgcaaatagcgacggtatttGTATACACCGTCGCAAAATGTCAAATTTTTTTAGTAATTAAAATGATTCAAaactagatcggcgacggtttctaaaaaaccgtcgctaatagcgacggagtTTTAGAATCCGTCGGTACTTTTCCGGCCACCATTTTCGACCGTCTGCCGGCCGACGCCGCCACTGTTGCCGTCGCGAGGGGAAAGGGCAATTTCGTCTTtccatcaaaaaattcaaaattatcctacacttaaaaatcttaccaaacataatattattttacaccatatattacaatcctaccacaatcattttctttatcatttacgtactaatcattagtttatcctatccttccaaccaaagGTAGCCTTAAAAATTTAACGGGGATATAAATATCAAAGTCTTCTCCGTAACCCGGAGGCCAGCCCAGGCGTACATAAAGCATCAGACTGTCCAGCTAAACAAACGTTTCCATTTCCGTTTTGTGGCCGGACAAGTAAGCTTAAGCTGCGCATAGCCGGCGTTCTTTAGCTTCCGTATTGAATTTTCTCCGCAAACGACCATGATCGCTACGGTAATTGCAAATATGCTTCCATTATCTTAATTACTCAATCCAGTCCAAATCTGTGAGATGCGTTTGTTACTTTTTAACGGGAAATTAACTTGTTTCTTCCCATGTAAAATCGGTGTAATGCGCAGCAGAGAAGTGGAACGGGTTCGATGTCGCCTAGCTCCAGATCCCCATCAGGTCCGTATTTGACTGTATCGGTTTCCGATCCGGCTAAAATGGGGAGCGGAGTTCAGGCCTACATCTCCTACAAAGTTATTACAAAGGTAGTGATTATCGGTTTCTGCATGTGTAGATTGCGTATGGTTTCGCTTGCGCGTGCATTTTACATGTATAATCTACAAACTTTGGTTCGATTGGTGGATTAGGGCTTGACTTCAGTCGGGCTTTCCAACTTGTTGAGCCGTGTTAATAGTCTTTATTGATGATCTTTGTCGTTGTTGTAGATAGAGAGGGTATTTAGTGTTCTGTTCTCCGTAGGGGTGTGTAATTAATCCACCGATAAAAAATGCATGGCGAGAAATAATACCAATCACCACAAATTTGACGGTGTTTAGCTAGGTTGAATCCCAACATAAGGAGCTTGGTTTTGATTATGAAGACCTTAATTTGTAATTTCGGGGAGTTAGTTTTCGGTTGGAAGATTTTAAATCTGCTCACAAATTCTCCAATATTCATTTCATTAGCTTCCCTTTCATCAAGCACAACAATGTAGATTCTTTTGCAATTCCCAATTCTTATTGATTCTGTCATCAGCAAACACCAATAGTAGTTCTCAGCTACTACAAAATCACAATCACTTAAGAACGGACTTACTCGGGGTTGAATATGAGTACGAGAGGATCATACATGCATTCTGGGAAAAAAATACAGAAGATAGGATGATGCTGAAAGGAGGAAGTGGTACTTGAAACCTAATGTCAGGGTTAAATGTAAACATGTGACACAAGCCTTGATCTTTAGAAGTTGCAACTGCGAGCTTTAATTTTTATTGGCTGTCAAAGCGTAGGACATAAATCATAGTGGAAATTGAAAAAGGACTATGATTTTTACTCGACAAAATATGTGAACTTACCTATAAACCAACTCCAGTTGTAGTTTATAGAATATACCATATTGTATTGATTATATAATAAAGTAACTTCGGGAAATAACTGCATGTGTTTAATCGAAGATTTGTATTGTGGAGGTTTTCATACTGCTGTCCTTTGTTTTTGGTGAAACAGTTGTATATTTGTAGCAATAAcagatttttgtatatttttttccATCTTCAACGTTACACCAACTCATTTCGAAATACCTTGTTTGAAGTTAGATCTTTGCGTCAATGATAAACTAACATTATGGCAACTTGATTTGCAGACAAATTTTCCTGAATATGAAGGACCTGAGAAAATTGTTATTCGACGATATAGTGATTTTGTTTGGTTAAAAGACCGCCTTTTTGAAAAGTACAAGGGTGTCTTCATCCCTCCTCTTCCGGAGAAGAGCACTGTAGGTAATATATTGAAGCATTTCATTCGTCACTACCAGCAGTTGTGAGCTACATGGTATATCGAACTCGTGACACCTTCTTTCTTCACAATATGAGACTTTGCTTAATAAACAAGCCAAAAGGTGTTATTTTGTCAATTGTTTGGTTCATACCTATAAATCTGTTATGTTGATTTACCTGTTTTTACTAAATGTTATGGTAAAAAATTGTCCGTGGTCCAATGATTATATATGCAACATATTATTGTGTTAAGCAGGATTAGTATATatctattttatatataattcaaTTCTCTCTGTTATAATAGGCAATAAATAGGTGATAACTTTGCTTGTTTTTTCACATTTTTCAGCATCGTGAAACCTTATTTTTGTATATATGTTTGTTGCACGCAGAAAAGTTCAGATTTAGTGCAGAGTTTATTGAAATGAGACGTCAAGCGTTACACGTGTTTGTCAACCGGATAGCAGCACATCGTGAGCTTCAGCAGAGTGAGGATTTAAGAATCTTTTTACAGGCAGATGAACAGGTTATTCGATTTAATGGAACTTTCTTTTAATATGTAAGATATTGAATTGGAAATCTGAATTTGTGGTTGCTACATCTGAGAGAatcaaattcttgaaagatCGTGTATTGGGGATATCCAAGGTTGTCTTTTTTGTCAGATTACAAATAAGCTTGTTATTTTTGCTCCGTAATCTTGTTCTTCATTTGACTGtgtattattacttttgtttatCTGCAGACTATGGAAAGAGCAAGATCACAGGAAACCGGCATTTTTAAGAAGAAGCCAACAGATTTTATGCAAATTTTCAAGGTGCTTTGTTTAAACAATAAATCTTGAATTTAAACATAGTTGGAGCAACAGACAGAAAAGGATGCCGTGTGGAGTTATGTGATCTTATCCTGTGCAGAGATTTTAGCTTCCTTCAATCGTGTGATTTTTGTTTGATATTAATTAAAATCTTAATATGCTTAATTTTCTGTCTTTATCTTCAATGTTTCCCTCTTGGAAAAGAACGGATAATGTTTGTTGTTGTCATGTGCTTTTACATACTGGAATGCCTTTTAGTTTATTGCAATATGATGTTTCTATCTGGATCTTGGTTGTCTGGTACATATCTAGAAGATTTAAGGTTTTATGCTGCTCTTGTCCAGATCAACAATAATTAT is drawn from Primulina eburnea isolate SZY01 chromosome 10, ASM2296580v1, whole genome shotgun sequence and contains these coding sequences:
- the LOC140842618 gene encoding mitochondrial fission protein ELM1-like isoform X1; the protein is MNTIRRAIVIGNGFAGAENQCIGLVQALGLSNRCTLYRVTRPRGGINDRLHWLPVSVHKQLEHKFKCISAFLRLQGKRMMPFPGEGKDVLEADAKHIAKVIQETFKRDGPTLVIASGRDTITVASSIKLLVPENVFLIQIQHPRSRLHRFDLVITPWHDYYPLTPEAQKQIPWFLRMWVTPRQPPDKHVVLTVGALHPVNSVVLRGAASAWHDEMAHLPKPLLVVSVGGPTGRCRYGANLAKQLIASLKIVLPTCGSLRISFSRRTPKTVSDMLMTEFANHPKVFVWNGEDPNPHMGHLAWADAFVITADSVSMLSEACSTGKPVYVLGAERCTWKFADFHKSLQCRGAVRPFTGQENISEKWDYPPLRDTENAADGVIKALAERGWRLMPVSDLETEERNRVSGLHI
- the LOC140842618 gene encoding mitochondrial fission protein ELM1-like isoform X2 yields the protein MDLSINFLSCGFFIGLGSDVLEADAKHIAKVIQETFKRDGPTLVIASGRDTITVASSIKLLVPENVFLIQIQHPRSRLHRFDLVITPWHDYYPLTPEAQKQIPWFLRMWVTPRQPPDKHVVLTVGALHPVNSVVLRGAASAWHDEMAHLPKPLLVVSVGGPTGRCRYGANLAKQLIASLKIVLPTCGSLRISFSRRTPKTVSDMLMTEFANHPKVFVWNGEDPNPHMGHLAWADAFVITADSVSMLSEACSTGKPVYVLGAERCTWKFADFHKSLQCRGAVRPFTGQENISEKWDYPPLRDTENAADGVIKALAERGWRLMPVSDLETEERNRVSGLHI